A region from the Drosophila mauritiana strain mau12 chromosome 2L, ASM438214v1, whole genome shotgun sequence genome encodes:
- the LOC117146363 gene encoding sodium/hydrogen exchanger 6 isoform X6 — protein MSHGDVDPEVVMTSPHRINGDAGSRSRWQTFWKLQSWQSSMLLLVGVAVCVLVPGCSATDTDIALDAKATLNHRIQSLDLLVFVFLLALTVLTIWLFKHHRVSWLHETGLAVIYGLIVGAIIRYAGTSATLVHIQVEPQGVPTYSDKLPPDTLWFRYPVNQTNGTKAPDVITYAYVFRGQVHDVDENEIDLKATFDPEVFFNIILPPIIFYAGYSLKKKYFFRNLGAILTFAIVGTTLSAFLIGGFMYGCVKLMPKYLSSSFTFLDSLYFGALISPTDPLTILAIFNDLRVDVNLYALVLGESVLNDAVAIVLSGAIQNYGEHYSSTGDFETTAFLRSLSDFFSIFFLSLMIGAAMGCLTALMTKFTRVRDFPLLESALFVLMSYSTFLLAEATELTGVVAVLFCGICQAHYTYNNLSEDSRQRTKQIFELLNFLAENFIFSYIGVSMFTFPKHHFDAGFIITAFICAAIGRAVNVYPLSWLLNIKRKPKISTNFQHMLFFAGLRGAMSFALAIRNTVSDERQTMLTATSLIVIFTVVIQGGAANFLLNWLKIPVGVDDETEQLNNYQVHSSDGYLQDVEGGGVNRNKMRLSGGTDTNLDTPVDGPNGSLGGASGGRRRNSHEKAILARIWGNFDTKYMKPLLTHSRPTLLETLPVCCNPIARLLTTTQQLTQDGSEFRRVDSDSDICIDNDTGNGLSQDGTGAAPGVGRRNSLSRVSIKYTADNHHLLASYRNIE, from the exons ATGTCCCACGGCGATGTGGACCCCGAGGTAGTGATGACATCGCCCCACCGTATTAATGGGGACGCAGGAAGTCGCTCAAGGTGGCAGACATTCTGGAAGCTACAGAGCTGGCAGAGCAGCATGCTGCTCCTAGTCGGAGTTGCTGTGTGTGTCCTCGTGCCTGGATGCAGCGCCACGGACACGGACATCGCGCTGGACGCCAAGGCCACGCTCAATCACCGCATCCAGAGCCTGGACCTTCTAGTCTTCGTGTTCCTGCTGGCGCTCACAGTGCTCACCATTTGGCTGTTCAAACACCATCGCGTCTCCTGGCTCCACGAGACCGGATTGGCCGTCATCTACG GGTTGATTGTGGGTGCAATTATACGATATGCAGGCACCTCCGCCACACTGGTCCACATACAGGTGGAGCCTCAGGGAGTTCCAACGTACAGCGATAAGTTGCCTCCTGATACTCTTTGGTTTAGG TACCCCGTTAACCAAACAAATGGCACAAAGGCGCCCGACGTAATAACGTATGCCTACGTGTTTCGCGGACAAGTACACGATGTGGATGAGAACGAAATCGATCTTAAGGCAACGTTCGATCCGGAGGTCTTTTTCAATATTATCCTGCCcccaattattttttatgcgGGCTATAGCTTAAAAAAG AAATACTTCTTTCGCAACCTGGGTGCCATACTTACGTTTGCCATTGTGGGCACGACATTGTCGGCCTTCCTGATCGGAGGCTTCATGTACGGCTGTGTGAAACTGATGCCAAAGTACTTGAGTAGCAGTTTCACATTCCTGGACTCCTTATACTTTGGAGCTTTGATATCGCCCACAGATCCGCTCACCATTCTAGCCATATTTAACGATCTTCGGGTCGACGTAAACCTATATGCGCTAGTCTTGGGCGAATCTGTGCTCAACGATGCCGTGGCCATAGTCCTTAGTGG AGCCATTCAAAATTATGGTGAACACTATTCCAGTACCGGGGACTTCGAAACTACAGCTTTTCTACGCTCGTTGAGTGACTTCTTCTCCATCTTCTTTCTATCCCTGATGATTGGCGCGGCCATGGGATGCTTGACAGCATTG ATGACCAAATTTACTCGGGTTCGAGACTTTCCTTTGCTAGAATCCGCGCTCTTCGTGCTCATGAGCTACAGCACCTTCCTGCTGGCTGAGGCTACGGAACTTACTGGTGTGGTGGCCGTGCTCTTCTGCGGCATCTGCCAGGCTCACTACACCTACAACAACTTGTCGGAGGACTCGCGCCAAAGGACAAAACAGATCTTCGAGCTCCTAAACTTTCTGGCCGAGAACTTTATTTTTTCCTACATTGGCGTATCTATGTTCACCTTTCCCAAGCATCATTTTGACGCCGGTTTCATAATAACAGCTTTT ATTTGCGCTGCCATTGGAAGGGCGGTAAATGTGTATCCCTTGTCCTGGCTGCTGAACATAAAGCGAAAGCCAAAAATTTCAACAAACTTTCAGCATATGTTGTTCTTTGCTG GACTTCGTGGCGCCATGTCCTTTGCCTTGGCCATCCGAAATACAGTGTCGGACGAACGACAGACGATGCTGACTGCCACATCGCTGATTGTCATCTTTACGGTTGTAATTCAGGGTGGGGCTGCCAATTTCCTGCTTAATTGGTTGAAAATACC CGTTGGCGTGGACGATGAGACTGAACAACTCAATAACTATCAAGTGCACAGT TCTGATGGTTATTTGCAGGATGTGGAGGGCGGTGGGGTTAATCGCAACAAGATGCGCTTGTCCGGTGGAACAGATACTAACTTGGACACGCCCGTCGATGGTCCGAATGGCAGTTTGGGCGGAGCAAGCGGCGGCCGTCGGCGCAACAGTCACGAGAAGGCCATTCTCGCTAGGATCTGGGGAAACTTTGATACCAA GTACATGAAGCCTTTGCTGACGCACTCGCGACCCACTTTGCTGGAGACGCTGCCCGTTTGCTGCAATCCCATTGCTAGGCTGCTCACCACCACGCAGCAATTAACGCAG GATGGAAGCGAGTTCAGACGCGTGGACTCGGACTCGGACATTTGCATAGACAATGATACCGGGAACGGTCTCAGTCAGGATGGAACCGGAGCGGCACCAGGTGTGGGGCGGCGGAACTCCCTGAGTCGCGTAAGTATTAAGTACACCGCCGATAATCACCATCTACTTGCTAGCTACCGAAATATTGAATAA